One Rhodospirillaceae bacterium genomic window, GGAAGTCTGGGTAATTTAATTTGTACAGACGGAACTGAACGGGCCAATGATATGGTTCGGCGAGCGGCGGCGATGTCCCATACCTGTGGTTTTCCAGTATCGATCCTATCTGTGGCGGAAGATGATGAAGGTCGTCCCAACGCGGAAAAGAATGTTGCCGAGGCTAAGAAAATTCTCTCCGATATGGGAATCGAACCGCAAGACACTGTGGTGCGTGTCGGAAACCCTGTCGATGAAATCGTTGATGAGGGTAAAAAATACTCGATGATTGTTGTGTCGGACACCAGCCGGTCAGGACTAAAACGCTTCTTCATGGGAAGCATAGCCTTCAAAGTCCTGGAAGAATCCAAGCATTCCGTGATGGTGATGCGTTAGTGAATACCTACTAGTAGACGAATTCGTCGTCTTCACCGCCGACTGCAATAACAATTTCACCGGCATCAGCCAGTGCTTTGGCGACCTGCACGATGGCAGACTGGGCTTCGTCCACGTCACGCAG contains:
- a CDS encoding flagellar motor switch protein FliG encodes the protein LRDVDEAQSAIVQVAKALADAGEIVIAVGGEDDEFVY